Genomic window (Chitinophaga parva):
CATAATGTATTTGAAATCAATCTGTTTCGTCACCAAAATAAGAATATGAATGGCTGTCTATGAATTTATTCGTATCTTGCACGCCTTTACGTATTCGTAACTCAATATTAACATATGTCCAGCTGGTTTAAACGCATTAAACAAGGCATCTCTACATCTACCAGTGAAAAGAAAGAAGCACCGGACGGATTATGGCATAAATGTCCTAGCTGTAAGAAAACCTACACCGTACGTGACCTCCGGGAAAACTACTATGTGTGCCCGAACTGCAATTTTCACAACCGCATTGACTCTAAAGAATACTTCGAAATTATATTTGACGATAAGAAAGGCGCTGAGCTTTTCGCTAACATTTACCCTAAGGATTTCCTGGGCTTCAAGGACCTGAAACCGTATGACCAGCGCCTGGTGGAAGCGCAGAAAAAATCCGGCCTTACGGATGCCATGCGCGTGGCGCATGGCGAAGTAGGTGGTTATGGCCTGGTGGTGGCCTGTATGGACTTCTCCTTCATTGGTGGTTCTATGGGCTCTGTGGTGGGAGAAAAGATTGCCCGTGCCATTGATTATTGCATTGCCCACAAAAAGGCCCTGCTCATCATTTCCAAATCCGGCGGCGCCCGTATGATGGAAAGTGCTTTCTCCCTGATGCAGATGGCCAAAACATCGGCCAAGCTTACCCAGCTGGCGGATGCCAGGATCCCCTACATTTCACTGATGACAGACCCCACCACCGGTGGTGTTACTGCCTCTTACGCAATGCTGGGTGATCTGAATGTGGCGGAACCCGGCGCCCTCATTGGTTTTGCCGGCCCCCGCATCATTAAGGAAACCATCCGCAAAGACCTGCCCCCTGGTTTCCAGAGCGCAGAATTCCTGCTGGAGCACGGCTTCCTGGACAAGATCGTAGACCGTAAAGAACTTAAACAACAACTGACGGTACTGCTGCAGTTGTTTGCACACTAATACCTGCCGCCGGCAGTGTACATTTTATGAAAAAACTGGAATTAAAGAACAGATCGGCTTACTATGAATATGCGATTGAAGACAAATACATCGCAGGCATGGTACTTACCGGCACGGAGATCAAATCCATCCGCGCGGGTAAGGTGAGCTTTAACGATTCCTTCTGTTTCTTTGACCGGGATGAGCTGTGGGTAAAGAGCCTGCACATTGCAGAATATTCCTTTGGCACCACGGCAAACCACCTTCCCCTGCAGGAACGTAAGTTACTGCTCACCAAAAAAGAGTTGCGCAAGTGGCAGCAGAAGATGAAAGAACGCGGCTATACCATTATCCCGCTGCGGATCTTCATCAATGACAAGGGCCTTGCCAAAATGGAAATTGGCCTGGGTAAAGGAAAGAAGCTGCATGATAAGCGGGACACTATTAAGGAAC
Coding sequences:
- the accD gene encoding acetyl-CoA carboxylase, carboxyltransferase subunit beta, giving the protein MSSWFKRIKQGISTSTSEKKEAPDGLWHKCPSCKKTYTVRDLRENYYVCPNCNFHNRIDSKEYFEIIFDDKKGAELFANIYPKDFLGFKDLKPYDQRLVEAQKKSGLTDAMRVAHGEVGGYGLVVACMDFSFIGGSMGSVVGEKIARAIDYCIAHKKALLIISKSGGARMMESAFSLMQMAKTSAKLTQLADARIPYISLMTDPTTGGVTASYAMLGDLNVAEPGALIGFAGPRIIKETIRKDLPPGFQSAEFLLEHGFLDKIVDRKELKQQLTVLLQLFAH
- the smpB gene encoding SsrA-binding protein; translation: MKKLELKNRSAYYEYAIEDKYIAGMVLTGTEIKSIRAGKVSFNDSFCFFDRDELWVKSLHIAEYSFGTTANHLPLQERKLLLTKKELRKWQQKMKERGYTIIPLRIFINDKGLAKMEIGLGKGKKLHDKRDTIKEREADRELRRNYKV